Within the Petrotoga sp. 9PW.55.5.1 genome, the region AAATTGTTTTCCAACTGCTATAACGGCAGGATCGTCAATAAAAAATTTAGTTATGTGTTGTCCAAAGAAAAACAAGAATGTTGATATGACGGTTATTACAACAAAAGTCAATAAAGAAGACTTTTTTACAGTTTCTTCAGCTTTTTCAGGAATCCCAGCACCAACGAATTGTCCTGCCATGGCTCCTGTTGCTAATGACATACCCATTGCGAACATTATAACCATATTATTTATTCTGTTTCCTATTCCATATCCGCTTATTACAATAGGGCCAAAATTTGCAACTACTCCCATAATAATAGAAAATCCTATGGCAGTTACTGATTGGCCAACAGAGGCTGGGAGACCTATAGTAAAAACCTTTTTTATTAATGTTGGATGAGGAATGAAATCTTTTATGTGAATTTTAAACCCGGTTTTTCCTCTTAATAAGGAAAATAAGCCTTTCCATATTGAAGTGTGAAATATATCAACCTTATTTTGGTTTCTCAAACTAAGAAGCCTCCTAACAGCGAATTTTATCTGGAAATTATAATAAGTTTTCCTAACTATTTAAATTATAACAAAAACAATTCACATAGAAAAGAAAATATGATAAAATAAATAAGAGATTTATTGAGGATCGGGGCGTAGCGCAGTTGGTAGCGCGTTGGTTTCGGGAACCAAAGGTCGCTGGTTCAAGTCCAGTCGTCCCGACCATTTATTATATAAAGAAGACATGGAAGAATTCAAAGAGATAGAAGAAAAAATAAAGAAAACAAGCGAAGAAGAGAT harbors:
- a CDS encoding MATE family efflux transporter; this encodes MRNQNKVDIFHTSIWKGLFSLLRGKTGFKIHIKDFIPHPTLIKKVFTIGLPASVGQSVTAIGFSIIMGVVANFGPIVISGYGIGNRINNMVIMFAMGMSLATGAMAGQFVGAGIPEKAEETVKKSSLLTFVVITVISTFLFFFGQHITKFFIDDPAVIAVGKQFFNYVSFSLPFFATMEVFIGTLRGTGHTVLSTIVDMVRLWGIRIPLIFFFADLFGYVGIFYAMIISNISAMCLAYVFLRLGNWKEKVVEEYE